Proteins encoded together in one candidate division WOR-3 bacterium window:
- the ftsA gene encoding cell division protein FtsA, producing the protein MSKLKRVAAVDIGSTKICCMIAEVDPVGKIEIKGFGTAPPDGFRLGVVISLDKAIDSVARAIEDAEKMAQCRFRNCQVFTSITGDHIKYLSGLGAVPVSRPTKGIQPRDVEDVIRQAQTIRLPNDEQILHVIPTQFIVDGQKGVRNPLGLFGVRLEVEALLIIGAVTAIENLYRVLERLEVRSRVLVLQSLATSFAVCDEQDKELGIVVVDIGGVMDISIYREGEIRFTKLLPVGAANITKDVAIGLRTSYQEAERVKREKGVAMAGMVERDEALTIEDASGRGPKEVSRRLLASIIEPRVEELLNLADSEVRKSGLGDGLSAGMILTGGGALLPGIDILAEQICGMPVKIGRPDRVNGPREITQNPAFSTAVGLIKCAVEGKGRQFHQLPPPGLGQRLWDDIKGWFS; encoded by the coding sequence ATGTCCAAATTGAAGCGGGTTGCGGCAGTTGATATTGGCAGCACCAAGATTTGCTGTATGATTGCCGAAGTCGACCCGGTGGGTAAGATTGAAATCAAGGGGTTTGGCACAGCGCCGCCCGATGGTTTCAGACTCGGGGTTGTTATCAGCCTCGATAAAGCGATTGATTCCGTCGCCCGAGCGATAGAGGATGCGGAGAAGATGGCACAGTGCCGATTCCGAAACTGTCAGGTCTTTACCAGTATTACCGGTGACCATATAAAGTACCTTTCCGGTCTCGGCGCCGTGCCGGTGAGTCGACCGACAAAGGGAATTCAACCGCGCGACGTTGAAGATGTCATTCGACAGGCGCAGACCATTCGTTTGCCCAATGATGAACAAATTCTTCATGTGATACCAACCCAATTTATTGTTGATGGTCAGAAGGGTGTCCGAAATCCCTTAGGACTTTTTGGAGTTCGACTTGAAGTTGAGGCATTACTTATTATTGGCGCGGTTACTGCAATTGAAAATTTGTATCGGGTGCTAGAGCGTCTCGAGGTGCGTTCGCGGGTTTTGGTTTTACAGTCACTGGCAACTTCGTTTGCGGTGTGTGATGAGCAGGATAAGGAACTGGGCATTGTGGTAGTTGACATCGGCGGGGTAATGGATATTTCAATCTATCGTGAAGGGGAGATAAGGTTTACGAAGTTGTTACCGGTCGGCGCGGCTAATATAACCAAGGATGTAGCGATTGGACTCAGGACTTCTTATCAGGAGGCTGAGCGAGTGAAAAGAGAAAAGGGTGTGGCGATGGCGGGAATGGTTGAGCGCGATGAGGCGCTGACGATTGAAGATGCTTCGGGAAGAGGCCCGAAAGAGGTGTCGCGCCGTCTGTTGGCGTCGATAATTGAGCCGCGGGTCGAAGAGTTACTGAACCTGGCCGATAGTGAGGTGCGCAAGTCCGGGTTGGGGGATGGGCTTTCCGCGGGAATGATTTTGACCGGCGGCGGGGCATTGCTTCCCGGAATAGATATTCTTGCCGAGCAAATTTGCGGTATGCCGGTAAAGATTGGCAGGCCAGACCGGGTCAATGGGCCGCGGGAGATTACTCAAAATCCCGCTTTCAGTACGGCGGTTGGGTTGATAAAGTGCGCTGTTGAAGGTAAGGGTAGACAGTTCCACCAGTTGCCTCCCCCAGGTCTGGGGCAGAGGCTCTGGGATGATATTAAAGGATGGTTTTCGTGA
- the ftsZ gene encoding cell division protein FtsZ, producing MIEPVEERNLTRIGVFGVGGAGCNAVNHMCEVKLDGVELYAVNTDLQALSMSLVPNKIQIGAQLTGGLGSGGDPKIGRQAAEESIETLREHLAGFDMVFIAAGEGGGTGTGAAPVVAQEAKQQGALVVAVVTRPFDFEGKQRQEKARMGIDMLRPHVDTLIVLPNQRILEVYGAQPCFEAFRLADEVLLNAVRGISEIVTTRQLINIDFADVRTVMSERGGAVMSVGIAQGEGRASEAAHRALRSPLIEDVAIESARRVLLNISGDETMTLKEVDEAASIVFHATNGQADIRMGAARLAGMKAALKVTLIATGLNEPLPRIEDVSDLLSNLDESPFARGRTRTSERAIDPTNLEVPTFLRKKLD from the coding sequence ATGATTGAACCAGTAGAGGAAAGAAATCTGACCCGAATCGGCGTATTCGGAGTTGGTGGCGCCGGTTGTAACGCAGTAAATCATATGTGCGAGGTTAAACTGGATGGAGTGGAGTTGTATGCGGTGAATACTGACTTGCAGGCGTTGTCGATGTCTTTGGTGCCCAACAAGATTCAGATTGGAGCGCAGCTGACCGGCGGACTGGGTTCTGGTGGTGACCCTAAAATCGGTCGGCAAGCGGCTGAGGAGTCAATAGAGACATTGCGCGAACATCTTGCGGGTTTTGATATGGTGTTCATTGCCGCGGGTGAAGGCGGAGGAACGGGAACTGGTGCGGCGCCCGTTGTTGCCCAGGAAGCGAAGCAACAGGGTGCACTGGTCGTGGCAGTGGTTACTCGACCATTCGATTTTGAAGGGAAGCAGCGTCAGGAGAAGGCTCGGATGGGAATTGATATGCTCCGGCCCCATGTTGATACACTGATCGTACTTCCCAATCAACGGATTTTAGAAGTTTACGGTGCGCAGCCTTGCTTTGAGGCATTTCGACTCGCGGACGAGGTTCTTTTAAACGCCGTACGTGGCATTTCAGAGATTGTTACTACCCGGCAACTAATCAATATCGATTTTGCTGATGTGCGGACCGTGATGAGCGAACGGGGTGGCGCGGTGATGTCGGTAGGTATTGCGCAGGGCGAAGGCCGGGCTTCGGAAGCGGCGCACCGGGCGCTGCGGTCGCCATTGATTGAAGATGTGGCGATTGAAAGTGCTCGTCGGGTGTTGCTCAATATTTCTGGTGATGAGACAATGACCTTGAAGGAAGTAGATGAGGCGGCATCGATTGTATTTCATGCGACCAACGGTCAAGCTGATATTAGAATGGGAGCGGCCCGTTTAGCAGGGATGAAAGCGGCATTGAAAGTAACATTGATTGCTACCGGTCTCAATGAGCCTTTACCAAGGATCGAAGATGTTAGCGATTTGTTAAGTAATCTGGATGAGTCACCCTTCGCTCGGGGGAGAACAAGGACAAGCGAGCGTGCAATTGACCCCACAAACCTGGAGGTACCAACATTTTTAAGAAAGAAACTTGATTAA
- the purF gene encoding amidophosphoribosyltransferase, which translates to MCGVLGLFYEKDPVALDLLEGLLALQHRGQNSAGILTSDLTLHLKKGNGLVTQVFNEKNLARLTGSLGIGHTRYPTIGPGSSEDAQPFYVNYPYGIAMAHNGNVTNYFHLREELKRKDRRQLTSFCDLEPILHIFAGELEKTKGTRVKPTDVFRAIQAVFRRTQGAYSVVGLIHRQGLFAFRDAKGIRPLVIAQDGNSFAVASESVALDILGFKQFRDINPGEAIFIDSQHRLHSKQIKKGEPYTCIFEFVYFARPESVIDNIEVYEARLRLGEKLAVEVRRRGLQPDMVIAVPDTARPAGVALARILGLELREGLIKNRYIARTFIMPWQSNRSHSVRQKLNPVRSQIAGKNVLLVDDSIVRGTTSKEIVQMIREAGARKVFLAITAPPLRYPCVYGIDMMTRGEFIAKGRTEEEVCQIIGADALIYQTYDGLIEAVRGEQSSRHFCTACFKGVYPTGITRKDLKLLEAERTYWMQTAVEKI; encoded by the coding sequence ATGTGCGGCGTTTTAGGACTCTTCTATGAAAAGGACCCGGTTGCTCTTGACCTGCTTGAGGGACTACTTGCCCTCCAGCACCGGGGACAAAACTCTGCTGGCATCCTGACCTCGGACTTAACCCTTCATCTAAAAAAGGGCAACGGCCTGGTAACGCAGGTGTTTAATGAGAAGAACCTTGCCCGTCTTACTGGCTCACTGGGTATTGGCCATACCCGTTATCCGACTATTGGTCCGGGCTCGAGCGAAGATGCCCAACCTTTCTATGTAAACTACCCGTATGGGATTGCCATGGCGCACAACGGCAATGTTACCAACTATTTTCACCTCCGCGAAGAACTTAAGCGAAAAGACCGCCGTCAGTTAACAAGTTTCTGTGACCTTGAACCAATTCTTCATATTTTTGCTGGCGAACTGGAAAAAACAAAAGGGACGCGCGTAAAACCAACCGATGTATTCCGGGCAATTCAAGCGGTCTTCCGCCGCACTCAGGGTGCCTATTCGGTTGTCGGTTTAATCCATCGCCAGGGGCTTTTTGCCTTCCGGGACGCGAAGGGCATCAGACCGCTCGTGATTGCCCAGGATGGCAACAGTTTTGCCGTGGCATCAGAGAGCGTCGCTCTTGACATCCTTGGTTTTAAACAGTTTCGCGATATCAATCCCGGTGAGGCGATTTTCATCGATTCCCAGCACCGCCTGCACTCTAAGCAGATAAAAAAAGGTGAACCCTACACCTGCATATTTGAATTTGTCTATTTCGCCCGGCCGGAATCGGTCATCGACAACATTGAAGTCTACGAAGCCCGCTTACGACTGGGCGAAAAACTTGCTGTTGAGGTTCGCCGTCGGGGGTTACAACCGGATATGGTTATCGCCGTTCCCGATACTGCCCGTCCGGCTGGTGTTGCCTTGGCCCGGATACTCGGGCTGGAGTTGCGGGAAGGGTTAATTAAAAACCGCTACATCGCCCGTACCTTCATCATGCCTTGGCAGTCCAACCGTTCCCACTCCGTACGACAAAAATTGAACCCGGTTCGCTCACAAATCGCAGGCAAAAATGTCCTGCTGGTTGACGATTCCATAGTCCGGGGCACGACATCAAAGGAGATTGTCCAGATGATTCGTGAAGCCGGTGCCCGAAAAGTCTTCCTGGCAATTACCGCGCCGCCTCTCCGTTATCCCTGTGTTTATGGTATCGATATGATGACCAGGGGCGAATTTATCGCCAAGGGCCGAACCGAAGAAGAGGTTTGTCAGATAATCGGTGCCGACGCCCTAATTTATCAGACCTACGACGGCTTAATTGAAGCGGTGCGCGGCGAACAGTCTTCCCGGCACTTCTGCACTGCCTGCTTTAAAGGAGTCTATCCAACCGGTATAACCCGCAAAGACTTGAAACTCCTAGAAGCAGAGCGCACTTACTGGATGCAAACCGCGGTCGAAAAAATCTAA
- a CDS encoding radical SAM protein: MLCNACPFECLVDRSIQTGRCRATADIEVAQAQLHYWEEPPISGSRGSGTIFFTHCNLACKFCQNYDISQEGYGHKVSAERLEQIILELQDRGAHNINLVTPTQYSLQLIPILEKVKPKLKIPIVWNSNAYEKIETLRRLEDLVDIYLPDLKYFSDELARKYSSAPNYFHFATRAITEMKRQTRQNVYDDQGVMKKGLIIRHLVLPGQIDDSKKILLWIKENLGTETQISLMAQYYPAYRARELEGMNRRLRPSEYEAIRQYFIELGFKQGYCQELSAASEDFTPDFEGRGV, encoded by the coding sequence ATGCTCTGCAACGCCTGTCCTTTTGAATGCCTGGTCGACCGTTCAATTCAAACGGGCCGATGCCGGGCCACCGCAGATATTGAGGTTGCCCAGGCACAACTCCATTACTGGGAAGAACCACCGATTTCAGGAAGCCGGGGTTCGGGGACAATATTCTTTACCCACTGCAACCTCGCCTGCAAATTCTGCCAGAACTACGACATCTCGCAAGAGGGATACGGCCACAAGGTCAGTGCCGAGCGCCTTGAACAAATTATCCTTGAACTTCAAGACCGCGGTGCCCACAATATCAACCTTGTCACCCCAACCCAGTACAGTCTGCAGCTCATTCCCATTCTCGAAAAGGTAAAACCAAAACTGAAAATCCCGATTGTCTGGAACTCCAACGCCTACGAAAAAATTGAAACCCTGCGCCGGCTCGAAGATTTAGTTGATATCTATCTACCTGACCTCAAATACTTCTCCGACGAACTGGCGCGAAAATACTCTTCCGCCCCCAACTACTTCCATTTTGCTACTCGTGCGATAACCGAAATGAAGCGCCAGACCCGGCAGAATGTCTACGACGACCAGGGTGTAATGAAAAAAGGGCTTATAATCCGCCATCTCGTTTTACCGGGCCAAATTGACGATTCAAAAAAAATCCTTCTCTGGATAAAAGAAAACCTGGGCACCGAAACGCAAATCAGCCTGATGGCGCAGTACTACCCCGCCTACCGCGCTCGGGAACTGGAAGGAATGAACCGTCGGCTTCGACCTTCTGAATACGAAGCAATTCGCCAGTACTTCATTGAATTGGGATTCAAACAAGGCTATTGCCAGGAGTTATCCGCCGCCTCCGAAGATTTTACCCCCGATTTCGAAGGCAGAGGAGTTTAG
- the recR gene encoding recombination mediator RecR: MTQSLDNLIAVLSRLPGIGKKSAQRLAFHLLKNPGLSQEIEESLTRARKQLRLCTICFNITEQEICSICADATRNPKIVCVVEEPADVLVIEQTGQYRGRYHILGGVISPLDNVQPENLHIKELLARVQSEGVTEVIIATNPTTEGEASAIYIAQLLKPLNIQVTRIARGLPMGSDLELADRETVARALEGRKEI, from the coding sequence GTGACTCAATCGCTCGATAACCTTATCGCTGTCCTTTCCCGTCTTCCCGGTATTGGCAAAAAGTCCGCCCAGCGTCTCGCCTTCCATCTGCTTAAGAACCCCGGTTTGAGTCAGGAAATCGAAGAGTCGCTCACTCGGGCACGCAAACAGCTCCGGCTCTGTACTATCTGCTTTAACATTACGGAGCAGGAAATCTGTTCAATATGTGCCGATGCAACTCGCAACCCCAAAATAGTGTGCGTGGTTGAAGAGCCGGCTGATGTACTGGTAATTGAACAAACCGGGCAATACCGGGGTCGCTACCACATCCTCGGGGGCGTGATTTCGCCCCTTGACAATGTTCAACCGGAAAACCTTCATATCAAAGAATTGCTGGCGCGGGTCCAAAGCGAAGGAGTCACCGAAGTAATCATCGCCACCAATCCAACAACCGAAGGCGAGGCATCGGCAATCTACATTGCCCAGCTCCTTAAACCCTTAAACATTCAGGTCACCCGTATCGCTCGTGGTTTACCGATGGGCAGCGACCTTGAACTCGCCGACCGTGAAACTGTTGCCCGTGCCTTAGAAGGACGAAAAGAAATTTAA
- the dnaX gene encoding DNA polymerase III subunit gamma/tau translates to MSTRKVLTLKYRPQTFAELLIQDHVRNTLTRAIELNRLANAYLFSGPRGVGKTTTARILAKSLNCLSFDKPTTTPCNQCSACIEIAASRSMDVLEIDGASNRGIDQVRELRENIKYAPASLRYKVYIIDEVHMLTAEAFNALLKTLEEPPAHAKFILATTAAHKVPPTIISRCQRFDFRKATPAEIVERLTWIAEREKIKISPEALSAIARRADGAIRDAEGLLEQLATYSPEGVELSHAEELLGLVPANLFFEYAELLATGNARGLFDFIDRLFTSGYDFIEFYTGAVTHFRNLLVAKLDGIPPESGFSADELDRLNKQAARFSREQLMEILKLLSENESTARYSPIPRLLLEIVSLKLLGEKLTPPPQNPPRIREKTNAPNISMDQPPPANEPGQIYRQLCNRLATQKAPLAALLQVGTPTVRDSSTLKVTFPREQKGIILQIEKHQKLIDSILSEIVGAPTHLNATVQEENKIDHIKDKLKKHFGEVEEQ, encoded by the coding sequence ATGTCCACTCGTAAAGTTTTAACCCTGAAGTACCGGCCGCAAACTTTTGCTGAACTTCTTATTCAGGACCATGTCCGTAACACCCTGACCCGTGCCATTGAACTCAATCGCCTTGCCAACGCCTATCTCTTCAGCGGGCCACGCGGTGTTGGTAAGACCACAACCGCGCGCATACTGGCAAAAAGCCTCAACTGTCTTTCCTTTGATAAACCAACAACCACGCCCTGTAACCAATGTTCGGCGTGCATCGAAATCGCCGCATCGCGCAGTATGGATGTTTTGGAAATTGACGGCGCCTCCAACCGGGGCATCGACCAAGTAAGAGAACTGCGCGAAAACATCAAGTACGCCCCGGCAAGCCTCCGTTATAAAGTTTACATCATCGACGAAGTTCATATGCTAACCGCCGAAGCCTTTAATGCCCTGCTCAAAACGCTCGAAGAACCGCCCGCCCATGCCAAATTTATCCTGGCAACAACCGCCGCGCACAAAGTACCGCCAACCATCATTTCGCGCTGCCAGCGTTTTGACTTCCGAAAAGCAACCCCGGCAGAAATTGTCGAGCGCCTAACCTGGATTGCCGAACGGGAAAAAATTAAAATTTCCCCGGAGGCGCTAAGCGCTATTGCGCGCCGGGCTGATGGTGCAATTCGCGACGCCGAAGGACTCCTCGAACAACTCGCCACCTATAGCCCGGAAGGGGTTGAACTTTCCCATGCTGAAGAGCTTCTCGGGCTTGTCCCCGCAAACCTTTTCTTTGAATATGCGGAACTACTCGCAACCGGCAACGCCCGTGGTCTGTTCGACTTCATCGACCGGCTCTTCACATCGGGCTACGACTTTATCGAGTTTTATACCGGTGCGGTTACCCATTTCCGTAACCTCCTTGTCGCAAAACTTGATGGCATACCCCCTGAATCAGGCTTCTCTGCCGACGAGCTCGACCGCCTAAATAAACAAGCCGCCCGATTCTCCCGCGAACAATTAATGGAGATTCTCAAACTCTTAAGTGAAAACGAATCAACGGCTCGTTATTCCCCGATTCCTCGTTTATTACTGGAAATTGTCTCGCTCAAACTTTTAGGAGAAAAACTCACTCCGCCTCCTCAAAATCCACCCCGCATTCGCGAAAAGACAAACGCCCCTAACATTTCAATGGACCAACCGCCTCCCGCCAATGAACCAGGACAAATCTACCGTCAGCTATGCAACCGGCTCGCAACCCAAAAAGCACCCCTGGCCGCTCTTCTCCAGGTCGGCACACCAACCGTTAGGGACTCGTCCACTCTCAAAGTGACCTTTCCTCGGGAACAGAAAGGCATCATCCTGCAGATAGAAAAACACCAGAAACTGATTGACTCAATACTTTCCGAAATTGTTGGTGCACCCACCCATCTAAACGCCACCGTGCAGGAAGAAAATAAAATCGACCACATCAAAGACAAACTCAAAAAACATTTTGGCGAGGTCGAAGAGCAGTGA
- a CDS encoding ABC transporter substrate-binding protein: MTKLLTAIIIVLSLVLIGVILYPQLQENRPQRLRFACDSSVAALPFIVAVQDTLFVKNRIEPEITFYSDPEKALDELFAGNIDVGIFPWSTVFKRIVNKGETLKVFMAVEFRPTLPVDAIAKPIKGKIKTVNDLKDKRVGYPPVLRDYLPLLFAGINLNPSNVKLTELPLPVLPARLAAGEFDAVWVLEPFITQIDFTKFDTLTALTTKYIASPFPAYAIGFSPQFLKNTTKIQRTRLKIALDAAVDRIDAQPGEAKKIVSQFFFGNDTAGAGTRLPLFQKISEINKPGIQALASRMLKVGVLTETLDTRNIFAPPSQLMR, translated from the coding sequence ATGACTAAACTATTAACCGCTATTATCATCGTCCTCAGCCTGGTTCTAATCGGCGTCATCCTGTACCCGCAATTACAGGAAAACCGCCCCCAGCGCCTCCGTTTCGCCTGTGACAGTTCGGTTGCGGCGCTGCCCTTCATCGTTGCGGTTCAGGATACGCTATTCGTTAAAAACCGCATAGAACCAGAGATAACATTCTACTCAGACCCAGAAAAGGCGCTTGACGAACTCTTCGCGGGCAACATCGATGTCGGCATCTTCCCCTGGAGTACGGTGTTCAAACGCATCGTTAATAAAGGTGAAACCCTGAAGGTGTTTATGGCGGTGGAATTCCGGCCGACACTGCCGGTCGATGCAATCGCCAAACCAATCAAGGGTAAAATCAAAACGGTCAACGACCTGAAAGACAAAAGAGTTGGTTATCCGCCGGTACTGCGCGACTACCTCCCGCTCCTTTTTGCCGGCATTAACCTGAACCCGTCGAATGTTAAACTTACCGAACTACCATTGCCTGTGTTACCCGCTCGTCTTGCCGCCGGCGAATTTGATGCGGTATGGGTTCTCGAACCCTTCATAACCCAGATTGATTTTACGAAATTCGACACCCTGACCGCCCTGACGACAAAGTACATCGCAAGCCCATTTCCGGCTTATGCGATTGGCTTCAGCCCCCAATTCTTAAAAAACACCACCAAAATTCAGCGTACCAGGCTTAAAATTGCCCTTGATGCCGCGGTTGACCGGATTGACGCGCAGCCCGGAGAAGCGAAAAAAATTGTCAGCCAATTCTTCTTCGGTAACGACACCGCCGGCGCTGGCACCCGGCTTCCCCTGTTCCAGAAAATCTCCGAAATCAACAAACCCGGCATCCAGGCCCTTGCCAGCCGGATGCTCAAAGTTGGTGTCCTAACCGAAACTCTCGACACAAGGAACATATTCGCCCCGCCATCACAACTGATGCGTTAA
- a CDS encoding tetratricopeptide repeat protein → MLTFRRFAITLVVLSGVVVAQNVPLDALLRGGRIHYQGGRYERAREQFEKALEQYGTTVDNPTLASIHLWLGLCEAQLNRLTPAAEHFLKAVENDSHLVTSIRNDEQQEYWVWTAFITASRENYAAGDYEKAITYARAALKIHPDRSQPYSLIANSYSTMGKYEDMLTTARQMLALNTASAEAYSLIGLYFFQKPDSAWKTPQAKQSRWDSVSYYYREALKIYQARLDSALTELGNLLKTNDTNRIRLVAEQLVEKQRFSPPEELKRYIEKELAGGKQLEKFAQIASRLFYAENNLNVTSARLGTALLRASAEAKRDTAERYRAQAESLFAQALKYDRFDFTTMFNLGIAQYQGRNDSLAAATFSQVIAGTVVPLSVLPPNLIAQLVAQISPEAAKTGYLQLTGDLLAVVDSTLFALGYRAGSYSWFYFPDKKEQKEFPLTPADTAGMFLSAENPVQLENIYLLYGTSLTGFGLAQIEAGRAERGKSILNQAIPNLIMTTKINPKNGEAYLNLVHCYRETGNKDKAAWAYEMYKKLSK, encoded by the coding sequence ATGTTAACTTTCCGTCGGTTTGCAATAACGCTCGTTGTCCTAAGCGGGGTCGTCGTCGCTCAGAATGTACCGCTCGACGCCCTCTTACGAGGCGGACGAATCCACTATCAGGGTGGCCGCTATGAACGAGCACGAGAACAGTTTGAAAAGGCGCTTGAGCAGTACGGGACAACCGTTGACAACCCAACCCTCGCCAGCATTCACCTCTGGCTCGGGTTGTGCGAAGCCCAGTTAAACCGGCTCACACCCGCCGCCGAGCATTTCCTAAAGGCGGTTGAAAACGACTCGCATCTCGTCACCAGCATCCGTAACGACGAGCAACAGGAGTACTGGGTCTGGACCGCTTTTATTACCGCCAGCCGGGAAAACTACGCCGCGGGTGATTACGAAAAGGCAATAACCTATGCCCGAGCCGCGCTAAAAATCCATCCTGACCGCTCTCAACCCTATTCGCTTATTGCCAACTCCTACAGCACAATGGGAAAGTACGAAGATATGCTCACCACCGCCCGTCAAATGCTTGCCCTTAACACCGCCAGCGCCGAAGCCTACTCACTCATCGGGCTCTACTTCTTCCAGAAACCGGACAGTGCCTGGAAAACACCTCAGGCAAAGCAAAGCCGCTGGGACTCAGTCTCTTACTACTACCGCGAAGCATTAAAGATCTACCAAGCCCGACTTGATAGCGCTCTGACCGAACTGGGTAACCTTCTTAAAACCAATGATACGAACCGCATCCGCTTGGTTGCCGAACAACTGGTCGAAAAGCAGCGGTTTTCTCCTCCCGAAGAACTAAAGCGCTACATTGAAAAGGAGTTGGCAGGAGGTAAACAGCTGGAAAAGTTCGCCCAGATTGCCTCCCGCCTTTTCTATGCCGAGAACAATCTCAATGTTACATCAGCCCGCCTCGGCACCGCCTTACTTCGGGCATCAGCCGAGGCTAAACGGGACACGGCAGAACGGTACCGTGCCCAAGCGGAATCACTTTTCGCCCAGGCGTTAAAATACGACCGATTTGACTTTACCACGATGTTTAACCTCGGCATCGCCCAGTATCAGGGGCGCAACGACAGCCTTGCTGCCGCAACCTTTTCTCAAGTAATTGCCGGAACGGTTGTACCGCTAAGCGTGCTACCACCAAACCTCATCGCCCAGCTCGTCGCCCAGATTTCCCCGGAGGCAGCAAAAACAGGCTATCTACAACTCACCGGCGACCTCCTTGCTGTTGTTGACAGCACCCTGTTCGCCCTTGGTTATCGCGCGGGCAGTTACTCCTGGTTTTACTTCCCCGACAAAAAAGAGCAGAAAGAATTTCCCCTCACCCCAGCGGACACCGCCGGTATGTTTTTAAGTGCGGAAAACCCGGTTCAGTTGGAAAACATCTACCTGCTGTATGGGACAAGCCTGACCGGGTTCGGTCTCGCACAAATTGAAGCCGGGCGCGCGGAACGGGGAAAATCAATCCTCAATCAGGCGATTCCCAATCTGATAATGACAACCAAAATCAACCCCAAAAACGGTGAAGCCTACCTCAACCTTGTCCACTGCTACCGGGAAACCGGTAACAAAGATAAGGCAGCCTGGGCTTACGAGATGTATAAAAAATTGAGCAAATAA
- a CDS encoding tRNA 2-thiocytidine biosynthesis TtcA family protein — MHRSERLLRAALTPNQLLEENEKVAVGLSGGADSLCLLLTLWEYNRRYRKNWQIYPIHINPGFPGWKTDRIAAICQRFGLTCTVKKVDVPAKLRATKTDSCFFCAHERRKALFSAAVQLGCHKVALGHHLEDVNETFLLNLFFTSSARTILPRQSLFSGTLIVIRPLYYFTEELIRTRLRVAAIRPVRNPCPYGKKSKRLLIRRFLARLEHTDHRIKTNIFWGIHNLKTEYLPQKTGSLL; from the coding sequence ATGCACCGTTCTGAACGACTCCTGCGGGCGGCACTGACCCCAAATCAACTCCTTGAAGAAAATGAGAAAGTGGCGGTCGGACTTTCGGGTGGCGCCGACAGCCTGTGCCTACTTTTAACCCTCTGGGAGTACAATCGCCGTTATCGAAAGAACTGGCAGATTTATCCCATCCACATCAATCCCGGATTTCCCGGCTGGAAAACAGACCGCATTGCGGCAATATGCCAGCGGTTTGGGCTTACCTGCACCGTAAAAAAAGTTGATGTTCCGGCGAAACTTCGGGCAACGAAGACCGACTCCTGTTTTTTTTGTGCCCACGAACGGCGCAAAGCACTCTTTTCGGCTGCGGTCCAACTGGGTTGCCATAAGGTGGCGCTGGGCCACCACTTAGAAGATGTCAATGAAACATTTTTGCTGAACCTATTTTTCACATCCTCGGCACGAACAATTCTACCCCGACAGTCGCTTTTTTCCGGTACGCTCATTGTTATCCGCCCCCTTTATTACTTCACCGAAGAGCTCATCCGCACCCGACTCAGAGTCGCCGCAATCCGTCCGGTGCGCAACCCCTGCCCTTACGGTAAAAAAAGCAAACGGCTGCTCATCCGCCGCTTTCTCGCCCGTCTTGAACACACCGACCACCGCATCAAAACCAACATCTTCTGGGGCATCCACAACCTAAAAACGGAATACCTGCCCCAAAAGACGGGTTCGCTCCTTTGA